From Halorubrum salinarum, one genomic window encodes:
- a CDS encoding YeeE/YedE family protein — MILSPSAYIGVSIAVGLAFGILLQKARFCFVSAFRDFVAFKDTRVLKGLLAGIAVMTVFWSLQATFGYFRGFWTPAWGLGSLIGGFVFGLGMTLAGGCASGTLYRAGQGYLQFWLVLLFMFVGYVLFAFAFPVAETYYFQTLNPFEGQTLYLALPFSPAVTGALAVAVGTLAYAFVKGRSQLPDDPSGGTGVASDARAQVALGGSRLLSSVALGLRGIADGTVEYVRALRDDDRPLKVRLRDSWDARTAGVAMALVASLWFSVHGHWAITGSEARWAGYLLAGAGFDVASVDYWGSVLFRDGNISLTIDMLMIASLIVGSFIAAYASGDFRIRKPKLNRVPNYAAGGLLMGLGSRLAAGCNIANLFSGVALLSVHSFLAGAGIILGVYVMTHYMYREVGCAI; from the coding sequence ATGATACTCTCGCCGAGCGCCTATATCGGCGTCTCGATCGCCGTCGGTCTCGCCTTCGGTATCTTGCTCCAGAAGGCGCGCTTCTGTTTCGTCAGCGCCTTCCGCGACTTCGTCGCGTTCAAAGACACCCGCGTGCTGAAGGGACTACTCGCCGGGATCGCCGTGATGACGGTGTTCTGGAGCCTTCAGGCGACGTTCGGTTATTTCCGCGGCTTCTGGACGCCCGCGTGGGGCCTCGGGTCGCTGATCGGCGGCTTCGTCTTCGGGCTCGGGATGACGCTCGCCGGCGGCTGCGCGTCGGGGACACTGTACCGCGCGGGACAGGGATACCTCCAGTTCTGGCTCGTCCTCCTGTTCATGTTCGTCGGATACGTCCTCTTCGCGTTCGCGTTCCCGGTCGCCGAGACGTACTACTTCCAGACGCTGAACCCGTTCGAGGGGCAGACGCTCTACCTCGCGCTCCCATTCTCGCCGGCCGTCACCGGCGCGCTCGCGGTCGCCGTGGGGACGCTCGCCTACGCCTTCGTGAAGGGTCGCAGCCAACTCCCGGACGACCCCTCCGGCGGCACCGGCGTCGCCAGCGACGCGCGGGCACAGGTCGCGCTCGGCGGCTCACGACTGCTCTCGTCGGTGGCGCTCGGCCTCCGCGGCATCGCGGACGGCACCGTTGAGTACGTCCGCGCGCTCCGCGACGACGACCGGCCGCTGAAGGTCCGCCTGCGCGATTCGTGGGACGCCCGGACCGCGGGCGTCGCGATGGCGCTCGTCGCGAGCCTCTGGTTCTCCGTCCACGGCCACTGGGCGATCACCGGCAGCGAGGCGCGCTGGGCCGGCTACCTCCTCGCCGGCGCGGGCTTTGACGTCGCGAGCGTCGACTACTGGGGCTCGGTGCTGTTCCGCGACGGCAACATCTCGCTTACCATCGACATGCTGATGATCGCGTCGCTGATCGTCGGCTCGTTCATCGCCGCGTACGCCTCCGGCGACTTCCGAATCCGGAAGCCGAAGCTGAACCGCGTTCCGAACTACGCGGCGGGTGGGCTCCTGATGGGCCTCGGCTCGCGGCTCGCGGCCGGCTGTAACATCGCGAACCTGTTCTCCGGGGTCGCGCTCCTGTCGGTCCACTCCTTCCTCGCCGGCGCGGGGATCATCCTCGGCGTCTACGTGATGACCCACTACATGTACCGCGAGGTCGGCTGCGCGATTTAA
- a CDS encoding NAD(P)H-hydrate epimerase, giving the protein MDASTFVGPSGRSVTAVTADEMRDIDRVVVEEIGLDLRRMMEHAGRGLAEAVLRVRSNGRSDVPISVLAGNGGNGGGGLACARHLANRDVPVRIVLDRAPSEVSGVTAEQLRILEAMDVTIESPDCDTDTYTALDDLVVDSLIGYGLTGAPRGAAAELIETVDGAAETIVSLDVPSGTNATTGEAPGVAVEADLTATLALPKTGLATVGGDLRLVDLSIPQVVYDRLEIEYCNPFGGGFAVPLSTR; this is encoded by the coding sequence ATGGACGCGTCCACCTTCGTCGGTCCGAGCGGTCGAAGCGTGACGGCGGTCACAGCCGATGAGATGCGGGACATCGACCGCGTTGTCGTCGAAGAGATCGGCCTCGATCTCCGGCGGATGATGGAACACGCCGGTCGCGGGCTCGCAGAGGCCGTTCTCCGTGTCCGATCGAACGGCCGGAGCGACGTTCCTATCTCGGTACTCGCCGGTAACGGGGGTAACGGCGGCGGCGGCCTCGCCTGTGCCCGACACCTCGCGAATAGGGATGTTCCGGTCCGAATCGTTCTCGACCGCGCACCGAGCGAAGTCAGCGGCGTCACCGCGGAACAACTGCGAATACTGGAAGCGATGGACGTAACGATTGAATCGCCCGACTGCGATACGGACACCTACACGGCGCTCGACGATCTCGTCGTCGATTCGCTGATCGGCTACGGACTGACCGGGGCGCCCCGCGGCGCCGCGGCAGAACTGATCGAAACCGTCGACGGCGCGGCGGAAACAATCGTGTCGCTCGACGTTCCCTCCGGCACAAACGCGACGACCGGAGAGGCGCCCGGGGTCGCGGTCGAAGCGGACCTCACCGCCACCCTCGCGCTACCGAAGACGGGGCTCGCGACGGTCGGCGGCGATCTCCGGCTCGTCGATCTCTCGATTCCGCAAGTAGTGTACGACCGCCTCGAGATCGAGTACTGTAACCCGTTCGGTGGCGGGTTCGCCGTCCCGCTATCGACGAGGTGA
- a CDS encoding SaoD/DsrE family protein, giving the protein MKVAYVFATAGQTIDYVLGDMILPQLEAGAHGADVVGMFFFHDNTYALREDDPLGQRLADVATEQEILLMLCDQCATRRGLAEYDRTDEHGRDRYEPTNTVEGATVGCFPDLYEALGEVGVDHVITL; this is encoded by the coding sequence ATGAAGGTCGCATACGTCTTCGCGACAGCCGGACAGACCATCGACTACGTGCTCGGCGACATGATCCTCCCGCAGCTGGAGGCCGGCGCGCACGGCGCCGACGTCGTCGGCATGTTCTTTTTCCACGACAACACGTACGCGCTCCGCGAGGACGACCCGCTCGGACAACGGCTCGCGGACGTTGCGACCGAGCAGGAGATCCTGCTCATGCTTTGTGACCAGTGTGCGACCCGTCGCGGGCTCGCGGAGTACGACCGGACCGACGAGCACGGACGCGACCGCTACGAGCCGACGAACACCGTCGAAGGCGCCACAGTCGGCTGTTTCCCCGACCTCTACGAGGCGCTCGGCGAGGTCGGTGTCGACCACGTCATCACCCTGTAG
- a CDS encoding rhodanese-like domain-containing protein has translation MVEELTPDEVNQRVQKGDIRVIDTRPPAEYEQGHIPGSINVPLGDLPSMVPDIDWDDTDVVCACPVGESSKQAAMLISSYEGVEDDVVVASMAGGYEEWTFELETGTAADA, from the coding sequence ATGGTCGAGGAACTCACCCCTGATGAAGTCAACCAGCGCGTCCAGAAGGGCGACATCCGCGTTATCGACACACGACCGCCAGCGGAGTACGAGCAGGGCCACATCCCCGGTTCGATCAACGTTCCGCTCGGCGACCTCCCGTCGATGGTCCCCGACATCGACTGGGACGACACCGACGTGGTGTGCGCCTGTCCCGTCGGCGAGTCGTCGAAGCAGGCCGCGATGCTGATCAGCAGCTACGAGGGCGTCGAGGACGACGTGGTTGTCGCGAGCATGGCCGGCGGCTACGAGGAGTGGACGTTCGAACTGGAGACCGGCACGGCGGCCGACGCCTGA
- a CDS encoding YncE family protein: MSSDGAGEGAEDAPNRVVAVPCEGADVLALFALATGDSLGEVPVGGHPVHATTTADRTFVATMGERSVTAVDPGGEVSRIDTGVLGPSHFASANGELYVACSAGDALAVIDPVELARTDRIGVGAEPHELAVAPNGDRLYSGSRRDGVVDVVDTATHEQIGTVNVGPEARVQGVALTPDGHHGYAVDQEGDRIVVFEPASHGDEEPDAPATRVGHVRKEAAVGADPYDLVVTANRVFVPGRADGTVHEFSPDLTLEAVHDGFSRPVDLFRANGHWWVLDAEAARLRSLDGQVVDTNAPGLVAAPVGGGRLLVSHYDDDGISLVDVANGTVWTADTPAYPFGAVVV, encoded by the coding sequence ATGAGCTCGGACGGTGCCGGCGAGGGAGCGGAAGACGCGCCGAACCGTGTCGTCGCCGTCCCCTGCGAGGGCGCCGACGTTCTCGCGCTGTTCGCGCTCGCCACGGGCGACTCGCTCGGCGAGGTGCCGGTCGGTGGCCACCCGGTCCACGCGACGACGACTGCCGACCGGACGTTCGTCGCGACGATGGGCGAGCGGTCGGTGACCGCGGTCGACCCCGGTGGCGAGGTGAGCCGCATCGACACCGGCGTCTTGGGCCCTTCGCACTTCGCGAGCGCGAACGGCGAGCTGTACGTCGCCTGTTCGGCCGGCGACGCGCTCGCGGTGATCGATCCGGTGGAACTGGCACGTACCGACCGGATCGGCGTCGGCGCGGAGCCGCACGAACTGGCCGTCGCGCCCAACGGCGACCGCCTCTACAGCGGCAGTCGGCGAGACGGCGTCGTCGATGTCGTCGATACCGCGACTCACGAGCAGATTGGTACGGTCAACGTGGGTCCGGAGGCGAGGGTACAGGGTGTCGCGCTCACGCCCGACGGGCACCACGGGTACGCCGTCGATCAGGAAGGAGACCGGATCGTCGTATTCGAGCCGGCTAGTCACGGGGACGAAGAGCCAGACGCACCTGCGACCCGAGTCGGCCACGTTCGCAAAGAGGCCGCGGTCGGGGCGGACCCGTACGACCTCGTCGTCACTGCCAACCGCGTGTTCGTTCCGGGGCGGGCCGACGGGACGGTCCACGAGTTCTCGCCGGACCTGACGCTCGAAGCGGTCCACGACGGCTTCTCCCGACCGGTCGACCTGTTCAGGGCGAACGGTCACTGGTGGGTGCTCGACGCCGAGGCCGCTCGACTTCGCTCGCTCGACGGCCAGGTGGTCGACACGAACGCGCCGGGGCTCGTCGCAGCCCCGGTGGGCGGCGGCCGGCTCCTCGTGTCTCACTACGACGACGACGGGATCTCGCTCGTCGACGTCGCGAACGGCACCGTCTGGACCGCCGACACGCCGGCGTACCCGTTCGGCGCGGTCGTGGTCTGA
- a CDS encoding sulfurtransferase: MVDETPEADGDEGGDATRRGLLRAAAGATVAGAASTAGCLSVSTPANVAAEYEVTGNVAHFVGPSWLAEHRDDAVVLDARNAERFREERVYGARRVPFDAITSRRGTEDGAVPDADAIAAAFESIGVAPDDDVLVYGASVGSRVTRTAFALAAVGHRGDIKVLNGGLDGWNGRLGTGSRGDVSTATYDADPAPSTWVTREWLAERVGSFNDGGPGLVDVRVPEAYLAAAGSDALNDDHERHGHLPGAIDVHWVGNVSGRRMADPGRLVQLYEGEAGLDRSAPVVVYGDDNVDPTSTWLTLRAIGFDDVRVYDGGFGEWANADDRGRHPVETATNVVVETEGSVGGDDSSGDFSCTG; the protein is encoded by the coding sequence ATGGTCGACGAAACCCCGGAGGCCGACGGCGACGAGGGCGGCGACGCGACGCGGCGCGGACTCCTCCGCGCCGCGGCCGGCGCGACGGTGGCCGGCGCGGCGAGCACGGCCGGCTGTCTGAGCGTCTCGACGCCGGCCAACGTGGCGGCAGAGTACGAGGTGACGGGCAACGTCGCCCACTTCGTTGGCCCTAGTTGGCTGGCCGAGCACCGAGACGACGCCGTCGTGCTCGACGCGCGGAACGCGGAGCGGTTCCGCGAGGAGCGCGTCTACGGCGCCCGCCGCGTCCCCTTCGACGCGATCACGAGTCGGCGCGGCACTGAGGACGGGGCGGTCCCGGACGCGGACGCGATCGCGGCCGCGTTCGAGTCGATCGGCGTCGCACCCGACGACGACGTGCTCGTCTACGGCGCGAGCGTCGGCTCCCGCGTCACGCGGACCGCGTTCGCGCTCGCCGCGGTCGGCCACCGCGGGGATATCAAGGTGCTGAACGGCGGGCTCGACGGGTGGAACGGCCGGCTCGGAACCGGATCCCGCGGCGACGTGTCGACGGCGACGTACGACGCCGACCCGGCGCCGTCAACGTGGGTCACCCGGGAGTGGCTCGCCGAGCGTGTTGGCTCGTTTAACGACGGCGGCCCGGGGCTGGTCGACGTGCGGGTGCCGGAGGCGTATCTGGCCGCGGCCGGCTCCGACGCGCTGAACGACGACCACGAGCGCCACGGCCACCTGCCGGGCGCGATCGATGTCCACTGGGTCGGCAACGTCTCCGGCCGCCGGATGGCGGATCCGGGGCGACTCGTCCAGCTGTACGAGGGCGAAGCGGGGCTCGATCGCAGCGCCCCCGTCGTCGTGTACGGCGACGACAACGTGGACCCGACCTCGACGTGGCTCACGCTGCGGGCGATCGGTTTCGATGACGTCCGCGTCTACGACGGCGGCTTCGGTGAGTGGGCGAACGCGGACGACCGCGGGCGACACCCGGTCGAGACGGCGACGAATGTCGTGGTCGAGACCGAGGGGAGCGTCGGCGGCGACGACAGCAGCGGCGACTTCTCCTGTACGGGATGA
- a CDS encoding glutamate synthase-related protein — MSAESARDPERVATWSDLGDREPTHARAAGVDLVVVRYDGEVSVLYGRCLHRGVLLGDGHVEGEDLICGVHGWDYRYDTGISEYDNSERLEKFPAWVEADGDGEAAVYVDAAAVAEWAADHPEPYDLPDDADGADDVDAAVNPEFYGEPEGETEPHTHYIQKLAREGPEGIGEHGSVSAMGVPRTELPSWDDLQILTAQLDRTPLDDEAPVDSGLVIGPNAKNPLELEIPVFVSDMSFGALSEEAKVAISKGADAAGTGVCSGEGGMLPEEQAVNSRYFYEYATGKFGWDIEKVADVQAFHFKTGQGAKTGTGGHLPGEKVQGKIAEVRDLEPGTDAVSPARFDDLETPDDFAAMADRVREVGGGIPVGFKLSAQHVEDDIDFALEAGADYLILDGRGGGTGAAPDVFKNNISVPTIAAIPRARRHLDARDADDVTLIATGGLRTESDFIKALALGADGVAVANAAMQAIGCLGMRACDSNNCPVGIATQKEGLRDRLVIDSAAQGLANYFAATVKLMKVMARACGHDALTEFGRRDLTTWKRDIADLTGVEYGGVGAAGQRR, encoded by the coding sequence ATGAGCGCCGAGAGCGCACGCGATCCCGAGCGGGTCGCGACGTGGAGCGACCTCGGAGACCGGGAGCCCACCCACGCCCGGGCGGCCGGCGTCGACCTCGTGGTCGTCCGGTACGACGGCGAGGTGTCGGTGCTGTACGGCCGGTGTCTCCACCGGGGCGTGCTCCTCGGCGACGGGCACGTCGAGGGCGAGGACCTCATCTGCGGCGTCCACGGCTGGGACTACCGGTACGACACCGGGATCAGCGAGTACGACAACTCAGAGCGGTTAGAGAAGTTCCCGGCGTGGGTCGAGGCCGACGGCGACGGCGAGGCGGCGGTGTACGTCGACGCGGCGGCGGTCGCCGAGTGGGCCGCCGACCACCCGGAGCCGTACGACCTCCCGGACGACGCCGACGGGGCGGACGACGTGGACGCTGCGGTGAACCCCGAGTTCTACGGCGAACCGGAAGGGGAGACGGAGCCGCACACGCACTACATCCAGAAGCTCGCCCGCGAGGGACCCGAGGGGATCGGCGAGCACGGAAGCGTCTCTGCGATGGGCGTCCCGCGGACGGAACTCCCGAGCTGGGACGACCTCCAGATCCTCACGGCCCAGCTCGACCGGACTCCCCTCGACGACGAGGCGCCGGTCGACTCCGGACTCGTGATCGGCCCGAACGCGAAGAACCCACTCGAACTGGAGATCCCGGTGTTCGTCAGCGACATGAGCTTCGGCGCCCTGAGCGAGGAGGCGAAGGTCGCGATCTCGAAGGGCGCGGACGCGGCCGGGACAGGGGTCTGCTCCGGAGAGGGCGGCATGCTCCCCGAAGAGCAGGCGGTCAACTCGCGGTACTTCTACGAGTACGCCACCGGGAAGTTCGGCTGGGACATCGAGAAGGTCGCGGACGTACAGGCGTTCCATTTCAAGACCGGACAGGGCGCGAAGACCGGTACCGGCGGCCACCTCCCGGGCGAGAAGGTCCAAGGAAAGATCGCGGAGGTTCGGGATCTCGAACCGGGCACCGACGCCGTCAGCCCCGCACGGTTCGACGACTTAGAGACCCCAGACGACTTCGCGGCGATGGCCGACCGCGTCCGCGAGGTCGGCGGCGGCATCCCCGTCGGGTTCAAGCTCTCGGCGCAGCACGTCGAGGACGATATCGACTTCGCCCTGGAGGCGGGGGCGGACTACCTGATACTCGACGGGCGAGGCGGCGGAACGGGCGCGGCGCCGGACGTGTTCAAGAACAACATCTCGGTGCCGACGATCGCGGCGATTCCGCGGGCGCGTCGCCACCTCGACGCGCGCGACGCGGACGACGTGACGCTGATCGCGACCGGGGGGCTCCGCACCGAGTCGGACTTCATCAAGGCGCTGGCGCTCGGCGCCGACGGCGTCGCGGTCGCGAACGCCGCAATGCAGGCGATTGGCTGTCTCGGAATGCGCGCCTGTGACTCGAACAACTGCCCGGTCGGGATCGCGACACAAAAAGAGGGGCTTCGCGACCGGCTCGTGATCGACTCGGCCGCCCAGGGGCTCGCCAATTACTTCGCCGCGACAGTGAAACTAATGAAAGTGATGGCCCGCGCCTGCGGTCACGACGCGCTGACCGAGTTCGGGCGTCGCGACCTGACGACGTGGAAGCGGGACATCGCCGACCTCACCGGCGTCGAGTACGGGGGCGTGGGCGCGGCGGGACAGAGGCGGTGA
- a CDS encoding beta-propeller fold lactonase family protein, producing the protein MSDNCGCGSSDSGDGETAASPRPAKGEELANNDRQNPFADGVDRRRLLQASGTVGATAALAGCSGGGDGGGGDGGEAVPTMFVFNNGDRTLSVIDAESDELVTSAFLGTTASFPANQYSTGAESDHDVLWLNVSGGVRAVDQRTLEELAYVETGFGPNYPNLTPDGDHLLIASGGTTGMAPEGDANHAIFRVDADRESNTFGEVTAEIETGYVGPCDMTLGPNGDYAFVVDVADEAIRVLSVDPFETVTRVDAGEPITEGNVLPFMCTASFDGELLLVENGEGTLGGDPEVPRVGSESVWDISDPENPEEVAKITGDDGLPGAPITSEVAPDNSAAYLFIPGEGVGVIDLETNEYATTLDIGGSSIAGAWGPNREKLYVPVQDANQVAVIDHENREVATTIEVGEAPTGAAAGTVRPESDAVSSLQASLASLGIAFGEMEASWCMDDHCYCG; encoded by the coding sequence ATGAGCGATAACTGCGGCTGCGGGTCGAGCGACTCCGGGGACGGGGAGACGGCGGCGTCCCCGCGACCCGCGAAGGGAGAGGAACTGGCGAACAACGACCGCCAAAACCCCTTCGCGGACGGTGTCGACCGGCGACGCCTGCTTCAGGCCTCTGGGACCGTCGGCGCGACCGCCGCCCTCGCCGGCTGTTCGGGCGGCGGCGACGGCGGCGGCGGCGACGGCGGCGAAGCCGTCCCGACGATGTTCGTGTTCAACAACGGCGACCGGACGCTGAGCGTCATCGACGCCGAGTCCGACGAGCTCGTCACCTCCGCGTTCCTCGGGACGACCGCCTCCTTCCCGGCCAACCAGTACTCCACCGGCGCGGAGTCCGACCACGACGTGCTCTGGCTCAACGTCTCCGGCGGCGTCCGCGCCGTCGACCAGCGCACCCTCGAAGAGCTGGCGTACGTCGAGACCGGGTTCGGCCCGAACTACCCGAACCTGACGCCGGACGGCGACCACCTGCTCATCGCCTCCGGCGGCACGACTGGGATGGCACCCGAGGGCGACGCGAACCACGCTATCTTCCGCGTCGACGCGGACCGCGAAAGCAACACCTTCGGCGAGGTGACCGCCGAGATTGAGACCGGCTACGTTGGGCCCTGTGACATGACGCTCGGGCCTAACGGAGACTACGCGTTCGTCGTCGATGTCGCCGACGAGGCGATCCGCGTGCTGAGCGTTGACCCCTTCGAGACGGTGACCCGAGTCGACGCCGGCGAACCGATCACCGAGGGGAACGTCCTCCCGTTCATGTGTACCGCCTCCTTCGACGGTGAGCTGCTCCTCGTGGAGAACGGCGAGGGGACGCTCGGCGGCGACCCTGAGGTTCCCCGCGTTGGCTCGGAGAGTGTTTGGGACATTTCTGACCCGGAGAACCCGGAAGAAGTCGCGAAGATCACCGGCGACGATGGCCTACCAGGCGCGCCGATAACGAGCGAGGTCGCCCCGGACAACTCGGCGGCGTACCTCTTCATCCCGGGTGAGGGCGTCGGCGTGATCGACTTGGAGACGAACGAGTACGCGACAACGCTCGACATCGGCGGGAGTAGCATTGCCGGCGCGTGGGGCCCGAACCGCGAGAAGCTGTACGTCCCGGTTCAGGACGCGAACCAGGTCGCGGTCATCGACCACGAGAACCGCGAGGTCGCGACGACGATTGAGGTCGGAGAGGCACCCACGGGCGCGGCCGCCGGGACGGTCCGCCCCGAGAGCGACGCGGTATCGAGCCTTCAGGCCTCGCTCGCGTCGCTCGGAATCGCGTTCGGCGAGATGGAGGCGTCGTGGTGTATGGACGACCACTGCTACTGTGGCTGA